TGGCGTGGTCATCGGTGGCAGCGGCAACGGTGAGCAGATCGCCGCCAACAAGGTGGCCGGCGTGCGGGCCGCGCTGGCGTGGAACCTCGAGACCGCCCGCCTGGGCCGGCAGCACAACGACGCCAACGTCGTCGCCGTGGGAGCCCGCCAGCACACCACCGCCGAGGCGCTCGCGATCGTCGACGCATTCGTGGCCGAGGCGTTCTCGGGCGACGAGCGTCACCAGCGCCGGATCGACCAGCTGGCCGGGTACGAGTCCCGCTGAGGGCTAGGGAAGCGGAAGCGGCCTGCGGCCCTGCGACCGCCCCACCAATGCGGCGGCGGCGACGTGCAGGGGAATCAGCACCACGACGAGCACGGGCAGCCACAGGCAGACCA
Above is a window of Ruania suaedae DNA encoding:
- a CDS encoding ribose-5-phosphate isomerase, whose product is MRIHLAADHAGFELKAVLADHLRTSGHEVIDHGAATYDAQDDYPAFCFAAGEAVVGDPASLGVVIGGSGNGEQIAANKVAGVRAALAWNLETARLGRQHNDANVVAVGARQHTTAEALAIVDAFVAEAFSGDERHQRRIDQLAGYESR